A genomic window from Silene latifolia isolate original U9 population chromosome Y, ASM4854445v1, whole genome shotgun sequence includes:
- the LOC141628962 gene encoding uncharacterized protein LOC141628962 has translation MDESGEYHKLQFQELENIRNESYENAAIFKERTKAWHDKMLARETFIVGQKVFLYISRLRLFTGKLRSRWVGPFIATQVFQHGVVEIRSPSTEKIFKVNGHRLKPYYEGFQKEAVEGIDLIPFMKIDLLILMSSHDIK, from the coding sequence ATGGATGAGTCGGGTGAGTACCATAAATTGCAATTTCAAGAGCTAGAAAACATTAGGAATGAATCGTATGAAAATGCGGCGATTTTCAAGGAGCGAACAAAGGCATGGCATGATAAGATGCTTGCTAGAGAGACATTCATCGTTGGTCAAAAGGTTTTCCTCTACATATCTCGCCTTCGGTTATTTACGGGTAAGCTAAGGTCAAGATGGGTTGGTCCATTTATTGCTACTCAAGTCTTTCAACATGGAGTGGTGGAGATTCGTAGTCCTTCAACGGAAAAGattttcaaagtgaatgggcaccGTCttaagccatattatgagggattTCAAAAGGAAGCGGTCGAGGGAATTGATCTTATCCCATTTATGAAGATTGATCTTCTCATTCTCATGTCGAGCCACGACATTAAATAA